In Candidatus Margulisiibacteriota bacterium, the genomic stretch AAAAACAGGTTAAGGAAAGGTCTGAGGAACTGACCAGAGTCCAGATGGAACTGGAAAGAGCACAACGTCTTTCTGATATTGGCACTCTATCGGCGACTGTAGCTCATGAATTGCGAAATCCGCTTGGCGTCATTCGTACAGCCAACTATAATCTGCGCCGAAAAAACACAAACCAGGATCTGATAAAACATTTTGATAATATAGACAAAAAAGTATTGGAAAGTGACCAGATTATTAATAACCTGCTTAACTATGCCCGGATAAAAACTCCGAATTTTGAAAAAACAGATTTGAGTTTACTCATTCGGGAATGTATTGAAAATATCGTAAAACGCCATGTTGACGAGCCCTTAAAAATAAAAACAGATTTAAAAGAAATTAAAAATCTGATCATCAATATTGATCCTGTGCAAATAGCTGAAGTCTTTATTAATATATTGAATAATTCTTCTCAGGCAATTGTGGGAAATACAGGCGAAATTAACATAAAGGCTGTATTGCTTTCAAATAAAAAAGTGGCCATTACTATCGCGGACAACGGCCCGGGTATACCCAGTGAAGATCTGGGTAGAATTTTCGAGCCGTTTTTTACCCGTAAATCAAAAGGTACAGGCCTGGGGCTAACCATCTGCAAGGAACTGGTTCATTTGCATAACGGAGAAATAATGGTGGAAAGCCAGAAAAATATAGGCACAAAATTCACAATTATCCTGCCAACGAAATAAATTAAAGGCAAACTTAGTATCCAGGAATGAAGATTTCCACGCTTCGCTCGCAATGACTTCGACGGAAATTATTAATACAAGACAAACTTTACCAAAATCTCACCCCACTGGTTTTGTTGAGACACATTCTTGTCCAGAGGAGAAAACTTCCATTTGATGATTGTATTTTTGGCCAGCAGATCCAGCCTCAAGTCCGGTGATTTTTTAATAATGGACACATTAAAAACTTTACCGTCGGAGGTGACCCAGAACTTCATGCGGACATCACCTTCTATGCCCTTGCGTTTTGCCCATTCCGGATACTGAGGTATTTCAGAATATATTATACTTCTATTTACAATTTGTCCGAATAAAACGATATTGCCAGAGGGTCTGATATCCGCTAGCTGATTGCCTGTAGTGCCCCCGGGTATGTCCTTGTCATATTTTCTGTTTTCATTTTCCGGTTCATTGCTAAGCGGTTCGGTAACAAATTTGTTATTATTCTGCTTGGCGTCTTCTTTGAGCATGGCTGTTTTTTGCTCTTCCTGTTTGGGACTTTCCTTAACCTCGGGAAGTTTGATCTTTTCTACTTTTTCCTGCGGTTTCTTGTCTTTGGCGGCAACGGTTGATTTTTTTTGTTTGATAGTAGCTTTTTCTTTTTTTGTTTCCTGCTGCTTTTGAGCCAGTATGGTTTTATTGGAATTAGGGGACTGAGGGAATTCCCTCTCATAGACAAAAGATACTTCCCTGAAGACTTCTTTTTGTTTTACAGGATTAAAATTTAATTGTAAAACAGATAAAACTATAAAAAAAGCAATATGAATAAGAAGTGAAATAATAAAAGCAAAAAAATATTTATTTTTCATCTGTTATTCTTTAATTTTTGTCGCGATTACCAAACGTTCCGCGCCAGCAGCACTGGCAATATCCATAATCTCGACAAGTTTTTCCACCTTAATATTTTTGTCCGGCCTGAAAATAACAACTTTGTCGCTGCTATTCTCCAGCATTTTTTTCAATTCAGCCTGCAAAAGATCTTTATCAGTCAGATTTTCGTTTAAATATATTTTCCCTTCCTCATTAATGGCTATGCTCAGATTATGCTTTACTTCATTTACACTGGTCTTTCTGGCTCCAGGCAAGTCAACCTTGATCCCGGTCTGTGGAACAAATGACGAAGACAAAAGAAAAAAAATAAGTAAAAGGAAAACGATATCAGTCATGGCAACGCTTTCCAGCCTGCTAAAATAAGTACGTCTGCTTTTAAATTTCATTGCTTTCTCTCTTGGTCAGGATATCCAGAAGTTCTATGGAGCTCTCTTCTATTTCAAAAATATGCTGTTCTACTTTTCCTAGTAAATAGTTGTAAAACAGGTTTAACGGAATTGCCACGCATAAACCGAATGCTGTAGTAATCATGGCTTCCCATATACCACCGGCCAGCACAGAAGCGTTTACGCTGCCACCCTGCGCCTCTATTACCATAAAAACTTTTATCATACCTGATACAGTTCCCAAAAATCCTAACAAGGGAGAAATGCCACCCAATGTGGCCAGTGCTACCAGATTTTTTTCCAGCTTGCGGATTTCCAGATTGCCAGCGCTTTCAATAATAGCCCTTAATTCGGAACTGGCTTTATCGGCATTGCGCAAGCCCACCTTAAAAATATTGGAAATAATTGAAGGGTTCAAATTACAATAGCGATATGCTGATTTTACTCCTTCAGTAGTATACAGTTCTTTCATCGCCGGCAGAAAATCTTTGGATTTGTTTCTGGAATTTCTTAAAAAAATCAATCTTTCGATAAAAATAGTTACCCCGATCAGGGAACAAAGGAAAATCAGATAATCAACCGGACCCCCTTTAACAAATAAAAAGTCGTAAACGTTGTATATTCCCGAGAATAAGTTGTTCATAAATCCTCCCTTTTATTTTACCCATTAACAGAAATGAGTAAGGTTTAATATTAAAGTATCATTCTGAACCTGATGTATACAAACGGATCGGATAACGGATGCCCAGAGAGGTTCTCGGCCCCACCTGAAAATAAATGTCCGATACTGAGTCCCCACCAAAAGTCTTTGCTTAACTGGGAATCATAGGCGCAGGATACATCAAAATAACTGTTTTTAAATACTCCCGGACTTCTGCCTAATTCTCTCAAATAATAAGCGCCGGCGACAGATATCTGTCCGTTCCAGATATCCTTTTTATAATTAATTTCAGCAAATTTATCAAATTGGTTGGGCAAATCCTGACTATAAAACGGCACCTGCAGCAGAACATCTATCTTTTCTTCACCTATCTTTAAATCCTGGAACAAACTGCCGGCTTTAAAGACCTGGACATTTCTTATCTTTTCCTGCGCGTAGTAGCCATCCGCATCAAGATCGTCCCACACTTTCAGTGTGCCGTAACTGTATAGATTGAAAAACATATTCTCCTTCAAACCCCAGTAATTATTTAAAGTTACCGACATGCCCATTCTCTGGTCCGGTTCCAGAACAGAATCATTTATCTCGGCATAATCAAACTGAAAAACCTGGTCCATATCCGGCAGTAAACTATTCAACTCAATCTCGCCGCTGAGAGCAACGTCCCTGGTTAACTGCACTTCCCAGCTGTCATCAACTAAAAAACTAAATCCGCTAATTCCGGTGTTTGACCATATGTTCAAACCCATCCGCATATTCTGAGGAGTATCAAAAAAACTGTATTCCCTGGCAGTATTCAGCCTTAAATCAATATAATTATTATTTTTGGAATTCAGCAAAGTAGCTCTGATAATCGAAGGATATTTTTCATTCAAAAATTCAATCTGACCCACGTCAAAAATACCGGAATTATAGAAATAGGAGACTGCAGGATTACCTGCATAGGCATTGGCGTTAAACATTTTACCATAATAGGTTATGGGGATATTCCAGAAAGTTTTCAGGCCGAATTGCAGTGAACTCAAGCCCGCATCCCGCAAATTATTTTCGTACCATTTTAAATTATAAATGTTGTCATCTACGCCCAGCGCGGCAAAAAGCATGGAAGAACTTTTGGCATCCGCGACATAGAGTTTTTCCCCAGCGGTTTTATCCAGTGAAACATAATAAGGATAATTATCCCAGGTATAAGCATGTTTTATACCGAACATCAGATAAGACGGCAACCCGAAACCAACTTTGATTTCATTATAAATATTACCAGTAGTCTCACGATTCAGCAGATTGTCCAGGCCCAGCTTGTACCCTCTGTCCTGCAAACCCGCCATATTTTTCATATATGGTTTGTTCTGCCATTCAATCCGGGGATTGGTGGTAAGCCTCAAGTCCATATCCAGTTTATTGGAATCTTTGGCAGTAACAAAAACATCCGGTAAAACAAATTTCTCTTCATCAGCTCTTAGTATGGAGAAGGATATTAAAACTAATATCAGAAAAAAAATTCTAATTCTCATTCTTCTTTCTGCTCCTTGGCAAATTTGATTTTTTCTTTCAATTCATCATAAAGTTGCAGTTGAAATTCCTCATCTACTTCCTTGGCAGCAGCCAGAGCCATATCATATTTTTTCTGCATGAATAAACTCTGCACGCTGCCATACCTGGCATCAAGCCTTCTGCTACCTTTGGGGTAAGTCCGCACATACATATTATAATACTCAAAAGACTTGTCATAATTCTTCAGATTAAAATAAGCGTCAGCCAGATTAATATAAATATCTTCGTCCATACCAGGGTAACTTTTTATTATTTCTTCATAAATGGCTATGGCTTCATTGGTCATTTCCATTTTTATATAGTTATCAGCCAGAACCTTCTTTAACATAATTTTTTCTACATTATTCTCGGCCAAGTCCAGATACTGGTTTAAATATTCATTAGCCTTGTCAAATTGTCTTAATTTGCTGTAGACCTGGATCAGGCTGCGCAGCACAAGTTTGTACAAAAGTTTTTGTTGTTGTTTTTTAGGCTCTAATGAATTCATTAACGAACTGTAACCTTTTAAGGCTTCATTATAATAATGCAGATTATAGTTGCAGTCTGCCAGCTTGATCAAACAATTGAGTTTGAGTACTTCATCTTTCAGGCCGTATCTGATAAGCAAATCGAAACTGTCTTTAGCCTCAGCGAATTTTTCCAGCTTAAACTGGCTCCAGGCCAAACCATACAGGGCTGAAGGATAAAAAGAAGATGCCCGTGATACCTCCGCAATTACCTGAGAATAATTTATGGCGGCTTCAGTATAATCCTCATCCCTGTAGGCAATCTCTCCAAGGTAATAATGAGCTTCACCTGATCCGGCTACCTGAGAAAAAAACCTCCTGGCTTTGTTCCATTGCCCGGCGTAAAAATTAGTTACTCCTTCATAATAGTTAATCCCGGACAGATATTCTTTATCATTGGGATAGGTTTCCCTAAACTGACCAAGAAGCTGTTGCGCGGCCACATAATTATATTCATAGATAAAAGTTTCTATTGTCCGGAACCGTCCCTCTATAAAAAACTCACCCGGGGGTATAGCCTGAAATAACGCTCTGGCCTGAGAATATTGTTTTTCTTCCATAGCCTTCATTGCCCTTGTATAGATTATGAGCGGGTTATTATCGGCAAGCCCCGCGCTTTTAAAATATGTATCCGCTTCTTTATAGTTCCTGGTTAGAAGATTATTCCAGCCCACTGCATAAAGATAAGCACCTTCCTTATCCTTCAAATTTAAAATTTTGTTATTCCTGATAAAAAATAAAGTCCTCAGTTTGGCAATCCCTTTAAGGTAGTCTGATGAAAGATCCTTCTTCTCTTTCTTTTCATTGTAATAGGCATTAAGACCTTTTTCGTCGTTGTCCATATATATGGAAACAGCTTCTATAAGCTGATAATTATCTTTTTGATCATCTTTCAGCATGTCAAAATTGATTTGTTGAAGAATTTCTTTTAAAACTTTGTAGTGTTTTTCATAAAAATTTGCCACCAGATAATCATAAACAAGTTCATTATCGTTTTTGTTAGCTGTAACATTCCGCTCATACAACCTGATATATTCTGCATATTGCTGCAAGAGAAAGGTTTCTTTCATCGGGTTAGAGGATTTATTTACTTCTGAAAACAAAGGAGACATATTCAGCAGTTGGACATGTCTGATATCATTTCTTTCGGTTAAAGACTGAATTATCTGGGCATGCGAAAAGGTTGAGAAACAAACAATACAAAAAAGGTAAGATAAAGTTTTCTTATAAAAATTCATTATTCCTCAAATAATGCATTAACTCCCATGGACATCGGACCTAAATGTGTACATAACACCACACTGCCTTTTTGGAGAAGGACAGGAACCTTATATTCACTTTCCAGACGTTTCTTCAAAACATTGGCGTCATTATCCAGCCGCGAATGGGAAATCCCTAACATTTTCAATTTAAGTTTACTTCCATTTATTGTATTTTTCAAGTTAGTTTCCATGATTTTCAAGGCATTTTCAAAGGTTTCCACACGAGATAAAATTTTGAATACACCCTCACCTTTTTCCAGGAGTAAAACCGGCCTGAAATTGAGAAGTTCACTTATTATCGAACCGAAAGCGGTCTCTATATTAATATTTAGAAGCCCAAGTGTATTTAGAGTTTTCAGAGATGTTATAGTAACTACCAGCCAGTTATTTTTAATCAGCGTTTCCAGATATGTATCAAGCTTGTCTTCCGACCAGCCGGCATTAACCTTTTCAATCAGCGCAAGTGCCATCATGGTCAGGGCCTGTCCTGATGTTTTGGAATCGAATATCTTAATTTTTACACCTGAAAATTTTTCAGCGGCTTTACGGGCATTTTCCACCGTCTTGCTGAATACTTCAGAAATATGAAGCGAATAAATAACCTTGGCGCCTTCCTGCACAAGTCTGGAATAATGACTGAAGAAGTCTTCGACTGTGGCAGGAGATGTAGTTAAGATAATATCTTTTTTGTTGCCTTCTATTTTTTTATAAAAATCATCTTCTTTAAGATTGAAACCGTCCATAAATTGTTTTTTGTTGATGTTGACATACAAAGGTATAACATCAATATTATATTTTTTAACAAGTTCTTCACTTATGGAAGAAGTGCTGTCCAGAAGAATGCGGACCGGTAATTTTTCTTTTTTGGATAATTTCTGTTTGTTACATAACACCAGGGACTTGATTTCATCCAGCGACAGGCCTCTGTTTTTATATTCCAGGATACACTCAATGACCTTAAGCGAATCTTTGCCATAAACTCTTCTATTGCCAGATGTCCTGAAAACAGGGTCGAGAAGGCCCTTTTCTTCCCAAAAACGAATAGTCCGTGTGGTTATATTATATTTTTCGGCCAATTCTTTGATTTTATAGGTATCTGCCATGATGATCTTCTCCTCTGCACAGAAAATTTGATGTTCGTTAGCTTCGTTTTGACGGAGCCGTTATCATTTTAGCATGGAAATCTTTTAACGTTAAATTGTTATTTTTGTAAATATTTTCCCGGTTGCCTCGACCTCTCCGGTATTAAAATAAAGTTTAACGGTTTCACATTGCAGGTGTCTTTTATTCTGGGTAAGACGCACATTTCCGTAAAGCGTAATCCAGTTATTGCGAAGGTCCTGAATACCGTTTGCGGCTACTATCTCCAGATCAGCCTGGGTATAACGAATCGGGCCACTGTACTCTATAACCTTATTTTTAAAGTCCAGCGCTATATGGTCGGCCTTTAATACTTTTTTCTGTTCGTTTTTCTTAACCGTTGCAGTATTATCAGTGCTGATTATGAGCTCTACCCTGTCATCAATGAACAGTTTTTCTTCGGCTTCCAGATAACGTCCGACCTGGCCTTTCAATACCTGATCTTCCTTTTGAATGACTATATTACCGCCCAGATAATAAATCTCTCCGTCATCGGTTATTTCACGACGCAGGTTATCGCAATTTAATTTAAATTTGTCTGCTTTGATAATCCTTAATTTGCCTTCCATGGAAATTTCGTTTTTATTCAGGTCAACCCATAACTGCTCACCGTTAACAGCAACATCTTTTTCCCGATAATTAAACCCGTTGGAAAATTTTACCCACTGGTTCTGACAATTGAGCAGTCCGTATGTAGCACTGACTAAAATATTGTTCTGCCTGATCCTGATATCATCATATAAATAGAGTGTTTTATCGCGTTCGGTATAGGAAACTCTCCTGGCAAAAAAGCCTATACTCTGTTTTATATCGAATTTGCTTGCCTTTACAAGTGCCGTCACGTCGGTCAAATTGATATTTTTTTCACTGAGCACTACATCCGCGTGTTTTGCCTGAATATCATAAATAATACTTTTTTTATGATTATCGAAAACTGTGCCGTCAATAATATCAAAGAGTTCAATCTGGTCCTGCTTTTTCATCAGTGCCGAACGGGCATGGACTTCCCATCTGGGTGAATTTTCCTCCCAGCCTTTTATAAAAATATCCTTTATTTCCATGAGAGCGTTAAAATTCTTAATGGTTTGCAGCAGTTCTTTACGCGGACTGATA encodes the following:
- a CDS encoding tetratricopeptide repeat protein, which gives rise to MNFYKKTLSYLFCIVCFSTFSHAQIIQSLTERNDIRHVQLLNMSPLFSEVNKSSNPMKETFLLQQYAEYIRLYERNVTANKNDNELVYDYLVANFYEKHYKVLKEILQQINFDMLKDDQKDNYQLIEAVSIYMDNDEKGLNAYYNEKKEKKDLSSDYLKGIAKLRTLFFIRNNKILNLKDKEGAYLYAVGWNNLLTRNYKEADTYFKSAGLADNNPLIIYTRAMKAMEEKQYSQARALFQAIPPGEFFIEGRFRTIETFIYEYNYVAAQQLLGQFRETYPNDKEYLSGINYYEGVTNFYAGQWNKARRFFSQVAGSGEAHYYLGEIAYRDEDYTEAAINYSQVIAEVSRASSFYPSALYGLAWSQFKLEKFAEAKDSFDLLIRYGLKDEVLKLNCLIKLADCNYNLHYYNEALKGYSSLMNSLEPKKQQQKLLYKLVLRSLIQVYSKLRQFDKANEYLNQYLDLAENNVEKIMLKKVLADNYIKMEMTNEAIAIYEEIIKSYPGMDEDIYINLADAYFNLKNYDKSFEYYNMYVRTYPKGSRRLDARYGSVQSLFMQKKYDMALAAAKEVDEEFQLQLYDELKEKIKFAKEQKEE
- a CDS encoding energy transducer TonB, with amino-acid sequence MKNKYFFAFIISLLIHIAFFIVLSVLQLNFNPVKQKEVFREVSFVYEREFPQSPNSNKTILAQKQQETKKEKATIKQKKSTVAAKDKKPQEKVEKIKLPEVKESPKQEEQKTAMLKEDAKQNNNKFVTEPLSNEPENENRKYDKDIPGGTTGNQLADIRPSGNIVLFGQIVNRSIIYSEIPQYPEWAKRKGIEGDVRMKFWVTSDGKVFNVSIIKKSPDLRLDLLAKNTIIKWKFSPLDKNVSQQNQWGEILVKFVLY
- a CDS encoding DegV family protein; the encoded protein is MADTYKIKELAEKYNITTRTIRFWEEKGLLDPVFRTSGNRRVYGKDSLKVIECILEYKNRGLSLDEIKSLVLCNKQKLSKKEKLPVRILLDSTSSISEELVKKYNIDVIPLYVNINKKQFMDGFNLKEDDFYKKIEGNKKDIILTTSPATVEDFFSHYSRLVQEGAKVIYSLHISEVFSKTVENARKAAEKFSGVKIKIFDSKTSGQALTMMALALIEKVNAGWSEDKLDTYLETLIKNNWLVVTITSLKTLNTLGLLNINIETAFGSIISELLNFRPVLLLEKGEGVFKILSRVETFENALKIMETNLKNTINGSKLKLKMLGISHSRLDNDANVLKKRLESEYKVPVLLQKGSVVLCTHLGPMSMGVNALFEE
- a CDS encoding biopolymer transporter ExbD — encoded protein: MKFKSRRTYFSRLESVAMTDIVFLLLIFFLLSSSFVPQTGIKVDLPGARKTSVNEVKHNLSIAINEEGKIYLNENLTDKDLLQAELKKMLENSSDKVVIFRPDKNIKVEKLVEIMDIASAAGAERLVIATKIKE
- a CDS encoding ATP-binding protein; the encoded protein is KQVKERSEELTRVQMELERAQRLSDIGTLSATVAHELRNPLGVIRTANYNLRRKNTNQDLIKHFDNIDKKVLESDQIINNLLNYARIKTPNFEKTDLSLLIRECIENIVKRHVDEPLKIKTDLKEIKNLIINIDPVQIAEVFINILNNSSQAIVGNTGEINIKAVLLSNKKVAITIADNGPGIPSEDLGRIFEPFFTRKSKGTGLGLTICKELVHLHNGEIMVESQKNIGTKFTIILPTK
- a CDS encoding MotA/TolQ/ExbB proton channel family protein → MNNLFSGIYNVYDFLFVKGGPVDYLIFLCSLIGVTIFIERLIFLRNSRNKSKDFLPAMKELYTTEGVKSAYRYCNLNPSIISNIFKVGLRNADKASSELRAIIESAGNLEIRKLEKNLVALATLGGISPLLGFLGTVSGMIKVFMVIEAQGGSVNASVLAGGIWEAMITTAFGLCVAIPLNLFYNYLLGKVEQHIFEIEESSIELLDILTKRESNEI